The proteins below come from a single Vicugna pacos chromosome 13, VicPac4, whole genome shotgun sequence genomic window:
- the PARK7 gene encoding Parkinson disease protein 7 isoform X1, with amino-acid sequence MASKRALVILAKGAEEMETVIPVDVMRRAGIKVTVAGLAGKDPVQCSRDVVICPDASLEDAKKEGPYDVVVLPGGNLGAQNLSEQQHDLLWGLGQLRHRKLRDWLSPQRGASSAAVKEVLKEQEKSKGLIAAICAGPTALLAHEIGFGSKVTTHPLAKDKMMNGNHYSYSESRVERDGLILTSRGPGTSFEFALAIVEALAGKEVAAQVKAPLVLRD; translated from the exons atgGCTTCAAAAAGAGCTCTGGTCATCCTGGCTAAAGGAGCAGAAGAGATGGAGACGGTCATCCCTGTAGATGTCATGAGACGAGCTGGA ATTAAGGTCACCGTCGCAGGTCTGGCTGGAAAGGACCCGGTACAGTGTAGCCGAGACGTTGTCATTTGTCCTGATGCCAGTCTGGAAGATGCAAAAAAAGAG GGACCTTATGACGTAGTGGTTCTACCAGGAGGTAACCTGGGCGCACAGAATTTATCTGAG CAGCAGCACGATCTCCTTTGGGGCCTAGGACAGCTCAGGCACAGGAAGCTGAGAGACTGGCTGTCTCCTCAACGCGGGGCTTCG TCCGCTGCTGTGAAAGAGGTtctgaaagaacaagagaagagCAAGGGCCTCATTGCTGCCATCTGTGCAG gcCCTACGGCTCTGTTGGCTCACGAAATAGGTTTTGGAAGCAAAGTTACAACGCACCCACTTGCTAAAGACAAAATGATGAATGGAA ATCATTACAGCTACTCGGAGAGTCGAGTGGAAAGGGACGGGCTGATCCTCACCAGCCGGGGGCCTGGAACCAGCTTCGAGTTTGCCCTCGCCATCGTGGAGGCCCTGGCCGGCAAGGAGGTGGCAGCGCAGGTGAAGGCACCTCTCGTTCTGAGAGATTAG
- the PARK7 gene encoding Parkinson disease protein 7 isoform X2 produces MASKRALVILAKGAEEMETVIPVDVMRRAGIKVTVAGLAGKDPVQCSRDVVICPDASLEDAKKEGPYDVVVLPGGNLGAQNLSESAAVKEVLKEQEKSKGLIAAICAGPTALLAHEIGFGSKVTTHPLAKDKMMNGNHYSYSESRVERDGLILTSRGPGTSFEFALAIVEALAGKEVAAQVKAPLVLRD; encoded by the exons atgGCTTCAAAAAGAGCTCTGGTCATCCTGGCTAAAGGAGCAGAAGAGATGGAGACGGTCATCCCTGTAGATGTCATGAGACGAGCTGGA ATTAAGGTCACCGTCGCAGGTCTGGCTGGAAAGGACCCGGTACAGTGTAGCCGAGACGTTGTCATTTGTCCTGATGCCAGTCTGGAAGATGCAAAAAAAGAG GGACCTTATGACGTAGTGGTTCTACCAGGAGGTAACCTGGGCGCACAGAATTTATCTGAG TCCGCTGCTGTGAAAGAGGTtctgaaagaacaagagaagagCAAGGGCCTCATTGCTGCCATCTGTGCAG gcCCTACGGCTCTGTTGGCTCACGAAATAGGTTTTGGAAGCAAAGTTACAACGCACCCACTTGCTAAAGACAAAATGATGAATGGAA ATCATTACAGCTACTCGGAGAGTCGAGTGGAAAGGGACGGGCTGATCCTCACCAGCCGGGGGCCTGGAACCAGCTTCGAGTTTGCCCTCGCCATCGTGGAGGCCCTGGCCGGCAAGGAGGTGGCAGCGCAGGTGAAGGCACCTCTCGTTCTGAGAGATTAG